The following are encoded together in the Astyanax mexicanus isolate ESR-SI-001 chromosome 8, AstMex3_surface, whole genome shotgun sequence genome:
- the LOC111194366 gene encoding putative nuclease HARBI1 translates to MTPFREPVQNPVQARYNRHLSKARSVVERSFGMMKTRWRSIFFKALEVKFTFAPVVVSCCAFLHNLCLSNGDIVESAEGEPEEEPGEAEAEEHTSAAQPGDGLRDRLAAAVSAPGAAISALREHDY, encoded by the exons ATGACTCCTTTTAGAGAGCCAGTGCAGAACCCAGTACAAGCCAGGTACAACAGGCACTTGTCCAAAGCCAGATCGGTGGTGGAGAGGTCATTCGGGATGATGAAGACCCGATGGCGATCCATCTTTTTCAAGGCTCTTGAG GTGAAGTTCACGTTTGCACCAGTGGTGGTGTCCTGCTGTGCATTTCTGCACAACCTGTGCCTTTCCAATGGTGACATTGTAGAGTCAGCAGAGGGTGAACCAGAAGAGGAGCCTGGGGAAGCAGAGGCTGAGGAACACACTTCTGCAGCACAACCTGGAGACGGTCTTCGGGACAGACTGGCCGCTGCTGTGTCAGCCCCAGGTGCTGCCATCTCAGCCCTACGGGAACATGATTATTAA